A stretch of the Candidatus Jettenia sp. AMX2 genome encodes the following:
- a CDS encoding ABC transporter ATP-binding protein — MSEILVKVENVSKKFCRSLKRSLWYGMQDLGKELVGKRHGGNGELRPHEFWAVKDVSFELRRGECLGLIGCNGAGKTTLLRMLNGLIKPDNGRIEMRGRVGALIALGAGFNPILTGRENIYVNASILGLSSREINEKLERILDFADIGEFIDAPVQNYSSGMAVRLGFAVASVLDPDVLILDEILSVGDLNFQAKCFNTLSALRKNGTAFILVSHNMHVIAQQSTSVLYLKSGNSEFCGNPNEAISRYIADTAEKTQKAKSNPTFSYEEFKTKKINIEAIDFLDKCGNKAQIVNVGEDFYFSIKYCLLENLNSRNLYIDLVIYSFDGSMLFHAPFYKTDALFQYSEKQNEYRLKFVKFPINEDIVFFSFAIIDVETQEIYAWVEKVSLNIRKDGLQTGRTKLDVEWIVS, encoded by the coding sequence ATGAGTGAGATTCTCGTTAAGGTCGAAAACGTTTCAAAGAAATTCTGCCGCAGCCTCAAGCGTTCTTTATGGTATGGAATGCAGGATTTAGGAAAAGAGCTGGTCGGAAAGCGTCATGGTGGCAACGGAGAACTGCGCCCACATGAATTCTGGGCGGTGAAGGATGTCAGCTTCGAGCTCAGGCGTGGCGAATGTCTTGGACTGATAGGATGCAACGGCGCAGGCAAGACAACGCTGCTGCGTATGCTTAACGGTCTGATCAAACCCGACAATGGGCGAATAGAGATGCGCGGACGGGTTGGCGCGCTGATTGCTTTAGGCGCAGGCTTCAATCCCATCCTTACGGGAAGGGAAAACATCTATGTGAATGCATCGATTTTGGGATTGAGTAGCCGTGAGATCAACGAAAAATTAGAAAGGATCCTCGATTTTGCAGACATCGGGGAGTTTATTGATGCACCCGTTCAAAACTATAGTTCCGGTATGGCCGTTCGGCTTGGTTTTGCAGTAGCAAGTGTATTGGACCCTGATGTATTAATACTGGATGAGATACTCTCGGTTGGAGACTTGAATTTTCAAGCGAAATGTTTCAACACATTAAGTGCATTAAGAAAAAATGGAACAGCGTTTATCCTCGTTTCACACAATATGCACGTTATAGCTCAACAATCAACGTCCGTGCTTTATTTAAAATCGGGGAACAGTGAATTTTGTGGGAACCCCAATGAGGCTATATCAAGATATATTGCCGACACAGCTGAAAAAACTCAAAAGGCGAAGAGCAATCCGACTTTTTCGTACGAAGAATTCAAAACTAAGAAAATTAATATAGAGGCAATTGATTTTCTAGACAAGTGTGGTAATAAAGCACAAATTGTCAATGTAGGCGAAGATTTCTATTTTTCAATCAAATACTGTTTATTGGAAAATCTAAACTCGAGAAATTTATATATTGATCTCGTCATATATAGTTTTGATGGATCGATGCTTTTTCATGCCCCGTTTTATAAGACTGATGCACTATTCCAATATTCTGAGAAACAAAATGAGTATCGATTGAAGTTTGTCAAGTTCCCGATTAACGAGGATATTGTATTCTTCAGCTTCGCAATAATAGACGTTGAAACGCAGGAAATATATGCATGGGTAGAGAAAGTAAGCCTGAATATTAGAAAAGATGGGCTTCAGACAGGAAGAACTAAATTAGATGTGGAATGGATTGTATCGTAA
- a CDS encoding ABC transporter permease: MMTEERVTIYTPDSSLRSPLKMIREMFADLAASRELSWRLAVRDICAHYRQAFLGILWAFIQPLANTLTWIFLSSSGIVVMRETVLPYTVYVFTGTMLWAILMDSMNSPLRQINAAKGMLSKLNFPREALIISGIYQALFNATIKIILLLGALLILGIYPGWSLLLFPFGVLSLVLIGTSIGLLILPVGMLYTDIGRALPLMMQFLMYVTPVVFPMPKEGWAANLFRINPLTPIILTTRDWLTNFPPEYLGYFVSVNIISILLLLIVWVIYRLSMPILIERMSS, encoded by the coding sequence ATGATGACCGAAGAGCGCGTCACAATCTATACGCCTGACTCGTCCTTGCGTAGCCCGTTGAAAATGATCCGGGAGATGTTTGCTGATCTTGCTGCAAGCCGGGAGTTGTCGTGGCGTCTGGCAGTAAGGGATATTTGCGCTCATTACCGGCAGGCGTTCCTTGGCATCTTGTGGGCATTCATCCAACCGCTTGCTAATACCCTGACCTGGATATTTCTCAGTAGCTCCGGCATCGTTGTAATGCGAGAAACAGTGCTGCCTTATACCGTGTATGTATTTACCGGCACCATGCTATGGGCCATTCTGATGGACTCGATGAATTCCCCGCTTCGGCAAATCAATGCAGCCAAAGGCATGCTATCTAAGCTCAATTTCCCCCGCGAGGCACTCATCATTTCTGGCATCTACCAGGCGCTTTTCAACGCGACAATTAAGATCATTCTCCTACTTGGCGCACTACTCATTCTGGGCATTTACCCCGGATGGTCTCTGCTACTGTTTCCGTTCGGCGTCCTGTCACTGGTGCTGATCGGTACCTCAATTGGCCTCCTCATCTTGCCTGTCGGCATGCTCTATACCGACATCGGCCGCGCCCTGCCACTGATGATGCAATTTCTGATGTACGTCACACCGGTCGTCTTTCCAATGCCTAAGGAAGGATGGGCGGCGAACCTGTTCCGGATCAACCCCCTCACTCCGATCATCCTCACGACCCGCGACTGGCTGACCAATTTTCCGCCGGAATACCTGGGCTATTTCGTGTCGGTCAACATTATCTCCATTTTACTGTTACTCATCGTATGGGTAATATACCGACTGTCCATGCCCATTCTGATTGAACGCATGAGTTCATGA